One genomic window of Arachis hypogaea cultivar Tifrunner chromosome 8, arahy.Tifrunner.gnm2.J5K5, whole genome shotgun sequence includes the following:
- the LOC112705544 gene encoding uncharacterized protein isoform X1 — translation MLVQLHFLAVIAFAPETLVLQNLIPSQSRFPPPRPPSSSPCLCLFNNHFAMRIPKKPLSLFSLSTFSSYQLAPLFSSRLRFSSGISAKPPRSLANATSRGANHLHSRHPMDGNNGIGVHDQSLVDLPAAGNGAKPHVWSSFPEHGCKTDIRKQIFCNRSLNMKNIVAVGFDMDYTLAQYKPETFESLAYQGTIKNNNDENAVGDHFGKGFCLFYCSPWLLNWSFDWKYMVRGLVLDKKRGNILKMDRHKYVKVAYHGFKELSKEDKVGTYGNTLVRDSFDEPDYALIDTLFSLAEAYLFAQLVDFKDDNPGKIQESVDYARMYKDVRAAVDLCHRDGTLKQMVAKDPKRYINEDPSIVPMLEMLRESGRATFLVTNSLWDYTNIVMNFLSGSSEVDGSKSFAWLQYFDVVITGSAKPGFFHEENRANLFGVVPETGMLLNTDNGSPMPQVGNISARLFTEQKNHACQVFQGGNVAHLHKLLSIESSSQVLYVGDHIYGDILRSKKVLGWRTMLVIPELEKEVQLLWESRDTRKELQFLRSERDRIEDEIHHLKWSLKFKNPDGDAKQKLSTELEKLELERESVRLSHQEAQRKLHQKFHEPWGQLLKTGYQNSRFAHQVERFACLYSSQVSNLALYSPDKYYRPSEDFMQHEFGIVGSGL, via the exons ATGCTGGTGCAGCTGCATTTCCTAGCTGTAATTGCATTTGCACCTGAAACGCTCGTTTTGCAGAATCTGATTCCCTCGCAATCGCGGTTTCCACCTCCACGaccaccatcatcatcaccatGCCTATGCCTATTTAACAATCACTTCGCCATGCGAATACCGAAGAAGCCTTTATCGCTCTtttctctctcaaccttctctTCCTATCAGCTCGCGCCTCTTTTCTCTTCCCGCCTTCGATTCTCTTCTGGAATCTCCGCAAAACCGCCTCGCTCTCTCGCCAACGCCACCTCAAGAG GAGCTAATCACTTGCATTCTAGACATCCAATGGATGGGAACAATGGTATTGGTGTACATGACCAAAGTTTAGTGGATTTGCCTGCTGCTGGTAATGGAGCAAAGCCACATGTATGGTCATCATTTCCTGAGCATGGATGTAAAACTGATATACGCAAGCAGATCTTTTGTAACCGGTCACTGAACATGAAGAACATCGTTGCTGTGGGATTTGACATGGATTATACTCTGGCTCAATACAAGCCTGAAACGTTTGAATCTCTTGCTTATCAAGGCACTATTAAAAA CAACAATGATGAAAATGCTGTTGGGGATCACTTTGGTAAAGGATTTTGTTTATTCTACTGTTCTCCATGG TTGCTAAATTGGTCCTTTGACTGGAAATACATGGTCCGGGGCTTGGTTCTTGACAAAAAAAGAGGCAATATCTTGAAG ATGGATCGTCATAAGTATGTGAAAGTTGCCTACCATGGATTTAAAGAGTTGTCAAAAGAAGATAAAGTGGGGACCTATGGAAATACATTAGTTCGTGATTCTTTTGATGAGCCTGACTATGCTTTAATTGATACACTTTTTTCACTTGCGGAAGCCTACTTGTTTGCTCAACTGGTTGATTTTAAGGATGACAATCCTGGAAAGATTCAAGAAAGTGTTGA CTATGCTCGCATGTACAAAGATGTTAGAGCTGCAGTTGATTTGTGCCACCGTGATGGAACATTGAAGCAAATGGTTGCTAAAGATCCAAAAAG GTATATTAATGAAGATCCTTCAATAGTTCCCATGCTTGAAATGCTCAGAGAATCCGGACGTGCAACGTTTTTAGTGACAAATAG TTTGTGGGACTACACAAACATTGTCATGAATTTCCTCTCTGGATCCAGTGAGGTAGATGGAAGTAAAAGTTTTGCCTGGCTTCAATACTTTGATGTTGTTATCACTGGCAG TGCAAAGCCAGGATTTTTTCATGAGGAAAATCGTGCCAACCTATTTGGGGTTGTGCCTGAGACTGGAATGCTTCTCAATACAGATAATGGCTCTCCTATGCCTCAG GTGGGTAATATCTCTGCAAGGTTATTCACAGAACAGAAGAATCATGCTTGTCAAGTATTCCAG GGAGGCAATGTTGCTCATCTGCATAAGCTACTTTCCATTGAATCAAGTTCACAG GttctgtatgttggggatcacatTTACGGAGATATCCTACGCAGCAAAAAGGTTCTTG GATGGAGGACCATGCTTGTAATACCAGAGCTTGAGAAGGAGGTTCAGCTGCTGTGGGAGTCAAGAGATACCCGCAAG GAACTTCAATTCCTGAGGAGCGAGCGTGATCGCATTGAAGATGAGATACATCATTTGAAGTGGTCTCTCAA attcaaaaatCCAGATGGTGATGCCAAGCAGAAGCTATCTACGGAGCTTGAAAAATTGGAG CTTGAGAGGGAGAGTGTGAGATTAAGTCATCAAGAAGCTCAGCGAAAATTACATCAAAAG TTTCACGAGCCATGGGGTCAGCTTTTGAAAACTGGTTATCAGAACTCTCGTTTTGCTCATCAG GTTGAGAGATTTGCCTGCCTTTATTCAAGCCAAGTTTCCAACTTGGCGTTGTACTCACCAGACAAGTATTACAGACCCAGTGAAGATTTTATGCAGCATGAATTTGGCATTGTGGGATCTGGCTTATGA
- the LOC112705544 gene encoding uncharacterized protein isoform X7, translating to MDGNNGIGVHDQSLVDLPAAGNGAKPHVWSSFPEHGCKTDIRKQIFCNRSLNMKNIVAVGFDMDYTLAQYKPETFESLAYQGTIKKLVYDLGYPRELLNWSFDWKYMVRGLVLDKKRGNILKMDRHKYVKVAYHGFKELSKEDKVGTYGNTLVRDSFDEPDYALIDTLFSLAEAYLFAQLVDFKDDNPGKIQESVDYARMYKDVRAAVDLCHRDGTLKQMVAKDPKRYINEDPSIVPMLEMLRESGRATFLVTNSLWDYTNIVMNFLSGSSEVDGSKSFAWLQYFDVVITGSAKPGFFHEENRANLFGVVPETGMLLNTDNGSPMPQVGNISARLFTEQKNHACQVFQGGNVAHLHKLLSIESSSQVLYVGDHIYGDILRSKKVLGWRTMLVIPELEKEVQLLWESRDTRKELQFLRSERDRIEDEIHHLKWSLKFKNPDGDAKQKLSTELEKLELERESVRLSHQEAQRKLHQKFHEPWGQLLKTGYQNSRFAHQVERFACLYSSQVSNLALYSPDKYYRPSEDFMQHEFGIVGSGL from the exons ATGGATGGGAACAATGGTATTGGTGTACATGACCAAAGTTTAGTGGATTTGCCTGCTGCTGGTAATGGAGCAAAGCCACATGTATGGTCATCATTTCCTGAGCATGGATGTAAAACTGATATACGCAAGCAGATCTTTTGTAACCGGTCACTGAACATGAAGAACATCGTTGCTGTGGGATTTGACATGGATTATACTCTGGCTCAATACAAGCCTGAAACGTTTGAATCTCTTGCTTATCAAGGCACTATTAAAAAGTTGGTTTATGATTTGGGATATCCTCGTGAG TTGCTAAATTGGTCCTTTGACTGGAAATACATGGTCCGGGGCTTGGTTCTTGACAAAAAAAGAGGCAATATCTTGAAG ATGGATCGTCATAAGTATGTGAAAGTTGCCTACCATGGATTTAAAGAGTTGTCAAAAGAAGATAAAGTGGGGACCTATGGAAATACATTAGTTCGTGATTCTTTTGATGAGCCTGACTATGCTTTAATTGATACACTTTTTTCACTTGCGGAAGCCTACTTGTTTGCTCAACTGGTTGATTTTAAGGATGACAATCCTGGAAAGATTCAAGAAAGTGTTGA CTATGCTCGCATGTACAAAGATGTTAGAGCTGCAGTTGATTTGTGCCACCGTGATGGAACATTGAAGCAAATGGTTGCTAAAGATCCAAAAAG GTATATTAATGAAGATCCTTCAATAGTTCCCATGCTTGAAATGCTCAGAGAATCCGGACGTGCAACGTTTTTAGTGACAAATAG TTTGTGGGACTACACAAACATTGTCATGAATTTCCTCTCTGGATCCAGTGAGGTAGATGGAAGTAAAAGTTTTGCCTGGCTTCAATACTTTGATGTTGTTATCACTGGCAG TGCAAAGCCAGGATTTTTTCATGAGGAAAATCGTGCCAACCTATTTGGGGTTGTGCCTGAGACTGGAATGCTTCTCAATACAGATAATGGCTCTCCTATGCCTCAG GTGGGTAATATCTCTGCAAGGTTATTCACAGAACAGAAGAATCATGCTTGTCAAGTATTCCAG GGAGGCAATGTTGCTCATCTGCATAAGCTACTTTCCATTGAATCAAGTTCACAG GttctgtatgttggggatcacatTTACGGAGATATCCTACGCAGCAAAAAGGTTCTTG GATGGAGGACCATGCTTGTAATACCAGAGCTTGAGAAGGAGGTTCAGCTGCTGTGGGAGTCAAGAGATACCCGCAAG GAACTTCAATTCCTGAGGAGCGAGCGTGATCGCATTGAAGATGAGATACATCATTTGAAGTGGTCTCTCAA attcaaaaatCCAGATGGTGATGCCAAGCAGAAGCTATCTACGGAGCTTGAAAAATTGGAG CTTGAGAGGGAGAGTGTGAGATTAAGTCATCAAGAAGCTCAGCGAAAATTACATCAAAAG TTTCACGAGCCATGGGGTCAGCTTTTGAAAACTGGTTATCAGAACTCTCGTTTTGCTCATCAG GTTGAGAGATTTGCCTGCCTTTATTCAAGCCAAGTTTCCAACTTGGCGTTGTACTCACCAGACAAGTATTACAGACCCAGTGAAGATTTTATGCAGCATGAATTTGGCATTGTGGGATCTGGCTTATGA
- the LOC112705544 gene encoding uncharacterized protein isoform X3, producing the protein MSGLKTKSVESSLGANHLHSRHPMDGNNGIGVHDQSLVDLPAAGNGAKPHVWSSFPEHGCKTDIRKQIFCNRSLNMKNIVAVGFDMDYTLAQYKPETFESLAYQGTIKNNNDENAVGDHFGKGFCLFYCSPWLLNWSFDWKYMVRGLVLDKKRGNILKMDRHKYVKVAYHGFKELSKEDKVGTYGNTLVRDSFDEPDYALIDTLFSLAEAYLFAQLVDFKDDNPGKIQESVDYARMYKDVRAAVDLCHRDGTLKQMVAKDPKRYINEDPSIVPMLEMLRESGRATFLVTNSLWDYTNIVMNFLSGSSEVDGSKSFAWLQYFDVVITGSAKPGFFHEENRANLFGVVPETGMLLNTDNGSPMPQVGNISARLFTEQKNHACQVFQGGNVAHLHKLLSIESSSQVLYVGDHIYGDILRSKKVLGWRTMLVIPELEKEVQLLWESRDTRKELQFLRSERDRIEDEIHHLKWSLKFKNPDGDAKQKLSTELEKLELERESVRLSHQEAQRKLHQKFHEPWGQLLKTGYQNSRFAHQVERFACLYSSQVSNLALYSPDKYYRPSEDFMQHEFGIVGSGL; encoded by the exons ATGTCTGGTTTGAAGACCAAGAGTGTGGAAAGTTCTTTAG GAGCTAATCACTTGCATTCTAGACATCCAATGGATGGGAACAATGGTATTGGTGTACATGACCAAAGTTTAGTGGATTTGCCTGCTGCTGGTAATGGAGCAAAGCCACATGTATGGTCATCATTTCCTGAGCATGGATGTAAAACTGATATACGCAAGCAGATCTTTTGTAACCGGTCACTGAACATGAAGAACATCGTTGCTGTGGGATTTGACATGGATTATACTCTGGCTCAATACAAGCCTGAAACGTTTGAATCTCTTGCTTATCAAGGCACTATTAAAAA CAACAATGATGAAAATGCTGTTGGGGATCACTTTGGTAAAGGATTTTGTTTATTCTACTGTTCTCCATGG TTGCTAAATTGGTCCTTTGACTGGAAATACATGGTCCGGGGCTTGGTTCTTGACAAAAAAAGAGGCAATATCTTGAAG ATGGATCGTCATAAGTATGTGAAAGTTGCCTACCATGGATTTAAAGAGTTGTCAAAAGAAGATAAAGTGGGGACCTATGGAAATACATTAGTTCGTGATTCTTTTGATGAGCCTGACTATGCTTTAATTGATACACTTTTTTCACTTGCGGAAGCCTACTTGTTTGCTCAACTGGTTGATTTTAAGGATGACAATCCTGGAAAGATTCAAGAAAGTGTTGA CTATGCTCGCATGTACAAAGATGTTAGAGCTGCAGTTGATTTGTGCCACCGTGATGGAACATTGAAGCAAATGGTTGCTAAAGATCCAAAAAG GTATATTAATGAAGATCCTTCAATAGTTCCCATGCTTGAAATGCTCAGAGAATCCGGACGTGCAACGTTTTTAGTGACAAATAG TTTGTGGGACTACACAAACATTGTCATGAATTTCCTCTCTGGATCCAGTGAGGTAGATGGAAGTAAAAGTTTTGCCTGGCTTCAATACTTTGATGTTGTTATCACTGGCAG TGCAAAGCCAGGATTTTTTCATGAGGAAAATCGTGCCAACCTATTTGGGGTTGTGCCTGAGACTGGAATGCTTCTCAATACAGATAATGGCTCTCCTATGCCTCAG GTGGGTAATATCTCTGCAAGGTTATTCACAGAACAGAAGAATCATGCTTGTCAAGTATTCCAG GGAGGCAATGTTGCTCATCTGCATAAGCTACTTTCCATTGAATCAAGTTCACAG GttctgtatgttggggatcacatTTACGGAGATATCCTACGCAGCAAAAAGGTTCTTG GATGGAGGACCATGCTTGTAATACCAGAGCTTGAGAAGGAGGTTCAGCTGCTGTGGGAGTCAAGAGATACCCGCAAG GAACTTCAATTCCTGAGGAGCGAGCGTGATCGCATTGAAGATGAGATACATCATTTGAAGTGGTCTCTCAA attcaaaaatCCAGATGGTGATGCCAAGCAGAAGCTATCTACGGAGCTTGAAAAATTGGAG CTTGAGAGGGAGAGTGTGAGATTAAGTCATCAAGAAGCTCAGCGAAAATTACATCAAAAG TTTCACGAGCCATGGGGTCAGCTTTTGAAAACTGGTTATCAGAACTCTCGTTTTGCTCATCAG GTTGAGAGATTTGCCTGCCTTTATTCAAGCCAAGTTTCCAACTTGGCGTTGTACTCACCAGACAAGTATTACAGACCCAGTGAAGATTTTATGCAGCATGAATTTGGCATTGTGGGATCTGGCTTATGA
- the LOC112705544 gene encoding uncharacterized protein isoform X2 translates to MLVQLHFLAVIAFAPETLVLQNLIPSQSRFPPPRPPSSSPCLCLFNNHFAMRIPKKPLSLFSLSTFSSYQLAPLFSSRLRFSSGISAKPPRSLANATSRGANHLHSRHPMDGNNGIGVHDQSLVDLPAAGNGAKPHVWSSFPEHGCKTDIRKQIFCNRSLNMKNIVAVGFDMDYTLAQYKPETFESLAYQGTIKKLVYDLGYPRELLNWSFDWKYMVRGLVLDKKRGNILKMDRHKYVKVAYHGFKELSKEDKVGTYGNTLVRDSFDEPDYALIDTLFSLAEAYLFAQLVDFKDDNPGKIQESVDYARMYKDVRAAVDLCHRDGTLKQMVAKDPKRYINEDPSIVPMLEMLRESGRATFLVTNSLWDYTNIVMNFLSGSSEVDGSKSFAWLQYFDVVITGSAKPGFFHEENRANLFGVVPETGMLLNTDNGSPMPQVGNISARLFTEQKNHACQVFQGGNVAHLHKLLSIESSSQVLYVGDHIYGDILRSKKVLGWRTMLVIPELEKEVQLLWESRDTRKELQFLRSERDRIEDEIHHLKWSLKFKNPDGDAKQKLSTELEKLELERESVRLSHQEAQRKLHQKFHEPWGQLLKTGYQNSRFAHQVERFACLYSSQVSNLALYSPDKYYRPSEDFMQHEFGIVGSGL, encoded by the exons ATGCTGGTGCAGCTGCATTTCCTAGCTGTAATTGCATTTGCACCTGAAACGCTCGTTTTGCAGAATCTGATTCCCTCGCAATCGCGGTTTCCACCTCCACGaccaccatcatcatcaccatGCCTATGCCTATTTAACAATCACTTCGCCATGCGAATACCGAAGAAGCCTTTATCGCTCTtttctctctcaaccttctctTCCTATCAGCTCGCGCCTCTTTTCTCTTCCCGCCTTCGATTCTCTTCTGGAATCTCCGCAAAACCGCCTCGCTCTCTCGCCAACGCCACCTCAAGAG GAGCTAATCACTTGCATTCTAGACATCCAATGGATGGGAACAATGGTATTGGTGTACATGACCAAAGTTTAGTGGATTTGCCTGCTGCTGGTAATGGAGCAAAGCCACATGTATGGTCATCATTTCCTGAGCATGGATGTAAAACTGATATACGCAAGCAGATCTTTTGTAACCGGTCACTGAACATGAAGAACATCGTTGCTGTGGGATTTGACATGGATTATACTCTGGCTCAATACAAGCCTGAAACGTTTGAATCTCTTGCTTATCAAGGCACTATTAAAAAGTTGGTTTATGATTTGGGATATCCTCGTGAG TTGCTAAATTGGTCCTTTGACTGGAAATACATGGTCCGGGGCTTGGTTCTTGACAAAAAAAGAGGCAATATCTTGAAG ATGGATCGTCATAAGTATGTGAAAGTTGCCTACCATGGATTTAAAGAGTTGTCAAAAGAAGATAAAGTGGGGACCTATGGAAATACATTAGTTCGTGATTCTTTTGATGAGCCTGACTATGCTTTAATTGATACACTTTTTTCACTTGCGGAAGCCTACTTGTTTGCTCAACTGGTTGATTTTAAGGATGACAATCCTGGAAAGATTCAAGAAAGTGTTGA CTATGCTCGCATGTACAAAGATGTTAGAGCTGCAGTTGATTTGTGCCACCGTGATGGAACATTGAAGCAAATGGTTGCTAAAGATCCAAAAAG GTATATTAATGAAGATCCTTCAATAGTTCCCATGCTTGAAATGCTCAGAGAATCCGGACGTGCAACGTTTTTAGTGACAAATAG TTTGTGGGACTACACAAACATTGTCATGAATTTCCTCTCTGGATCCAGTGAGGTAGATGGAAGTAAAAGTTTTGCCTGGCTTCAATACTTTGATGTTGTTATCACTGGCAG TGCAAAGCCAGGATTTTTTCATGAGGAAAATCGTGCCAACCTATTTGGGGTTGTGCCTGAGACTGGAATGCTTCTCAATACAGATAATGGCTCTCCTATGCCTCAG GTGGGTAATATCTCTGCAAGGTTATTCACAGAACAGAAGAATCATGCTTGTCAAGTATTCCAG GGAGGCAATGTTGCTCATCTGCATAAGCTACTTTCCATTGAATCAAGTTCACAG GttctgtatgttggggatcacatTTACGGAGATATCCTACGCAGCAAAAAGGTTCTTG GATGGAGGACCATGCTTGTAATACCAGAGCTTGAGAAGGAGGTTCAGCTGCTGTGGGAGTCAAGAGATACCCGCAAG GAACTTCAATTCCTGAGGAGCGAGCGTGATCGCATTGAAGATGAGATACATCATTTGAAGTGGTCTCTCAA attcaaaaatCCAGATGGTGATGCCAAGCAGAAGCTATCTACGGAGCTTGAAAAATTGGAG CTTGAGAGGGAGAGTGTGAGATTAAGTCATCAAGAAGCTCAGCGAAAATTACATCAAAAG TTTCACGAGCCATGGGGTCAGCTTTTGAAAACTGGTTATCAGAACTCTCGTTTTGCTCATCAG GTTGAGAGATTTGCCTGCCTTTATTCAAGCCAAGTTTCCAACTTGGCGTTGTACTCACCAGACAAGTATTACAGACCCAGTGAAGATTTTATGCAGCATGAATTTGGCATTGTGGGATCTGGCTTATGA
- the LOC112705544 gene encoding uncharacterized protein isoform X4 — MKMSGLKTKSVESSLGANHLHSRHPMDGNNGIGVHDQSLVDLPAAGNGAKPHVWSSFPEHGCKTDIRKQIFCNRSLNMKNIVAVGFDMDYTLAQYKPETFESLAYQGTIKKLVYDLGYPRELLNWSFDWKYMVRGLVLDKKRGNILKMDRHKYVKVAYHGFKELSKEDKVGTYGNTLVRDSFDEPDYALIDTLFSLAEAYLFAQLVDFKDDNPGKIQESVDYARMYKDVRAAVDLCHRDGTLKQMVAKDPKRYINEDPSIVPMLEMLRESGRATFLVTNSLWDYTNIVMNFLSGSSEVDGSKSFAWLQYFDVVITGSAKPGFFHEENRANLFGVVPETGMLLNTDNGSPMPQVGNISARLFTEQKNHACQVFQGGNVAHLHKLLSIESSSQVLYVGDHIYGDILRSKKVLGWRTMLVIPELEKEVQLLWESRDTRKELQFLRSERDRIEDEIHHLKWSLKFKNPDGDAKQKLSTELEKLELERESVRLSHQEAQRKLHQKFHEPWGQLLKTGYQNSRFAHQVERFACLYSSQVSNLALYSPDKYYRPSEDFMQHEFGIVGSGL; from the exons ATGAAGATGTCTGGTTTGAAGACCAAGAGTGTGGAAAGTTCTTTAG GAGCTAATCACTTGCATTCTAGACATCCAATGGATGGGAACAATGGTATTGGTGTACATGACCAAAGTTTAGTGGATTTGCCTGCTGCTGGTAATGGAGCAAAGCCACATGTATGGTCATCATTTCCTGAGCATGGATGTAAAACTGATATACGCAAGCAGATCTTTTGTAACCGGTCACTGAACATGAAGAACATCGTTGCTGTGGGATTTGACATGGATTATACTCTGGCTCAATACAAGCCTGAAACGTTTGAATCTCTTGCTTATCAAGGCACTATTAAAAAGTTGGTTTATGATTTGGGATATCCTCGTGAG TTGCTAAATTGGTCCTTTGACTGGAAATACATGGTCCGGGGCTTGGTTCTTGACAAAAAAAGAGGCAATATCTTGAAG ATGGATCGTCATAAGTATGTGAAAGTTGCCTACCATGGATTTAAAGAGTTGTCAAAAGAAGATAAAGTGGGGACCTATGGAAATACATTAGTTCGTGATTCTTTTGATGAGCCTGACTATGCTTTAATTGATACACTTTTTTCACTTGCGGAAGCCTACTTGTTTGCTCAACTGGTTGATTTTAAGGATGACAATCCTGGAAAGATTCAAGAAAGTGTTGA CTATGCTCGCATGTACAAAGATGTTAGAGCTGCAGTTGATTTGTGCCACCGTGATGGAACATTGAAGCAAATGGTTGCTAAAGATCCAAAAAG GTATATTAATGAAGATCCTTCAATAGTTCCCATGCTTGAAATGCTCAGAGAATCCGGACGTGCAACGTTTTTAGTGACAAATAG TTTGTGGGACTACACAAACATTGTCATGAATTTCCTCTCTGGATCCAGTGAGGTAGATGGAAGTAAAAGTTTTGCCTGGCTTCAATACTTTGATGTTGTTATCACTGGCAG TGCAAAGCCAGGATTTTTTCATGAGGAAAATCGTGCCAACCTATTTGGGGTTGTGCCTGAGACTGGAATGCTTCTCAATACAGATAATGGCTCTCCTATGCCTCAG GTGGGTAATATCTCTGCAAGGTTATTCACAGAACAGAAGAATCATGCTTGTCAAGTATTCCAG GGAGGCAATGTTGCTCATCTGCATAAGCTACTTTCCATTGAATCAAGTTCACAG GttctgtatgttggggatcacatTTACGGAGATATCCTACGCAGCAAAAAGGTTCTTG GATGGAGGACCATGCTTGTAATACCAGAGCTTGAGAAGGAGGTTCAGCTGCTGTGGGAGTCAAGAGATACCCGCAAG GAACTTCAATTCCTGAGGAGCGAGCGTGATCGCATTGAAGATGAGATACATCATTTGAAGTGGTCTCTCAA attcaaaaatCCAGATGGTGATGCCAAGCAGAAGCTATCTACGGAGCTTGAAAAATTGGAG CTTGAGAGGGAGAGTGTGAGATTAAGTCATCAAGAAGCTCAGCGAAAATTACATCAAAAG TTTCACGAGCCATGGGGTCAGCTTTTGAAAACTGGTTATCAGAACTCTCGTTTTGCTCATCAG GTTGAGAGATTTGCCTGCCTTTATTCAAGCCAAGTTTCCAACTTGGCGTTGTACTCACCAGACAAGTATTACAGACCCAGTGAAGATTTTATGCAGCATGAATTTGGCATTGTGGGATCTGGCTTATGA
- the LOC112705544 gene encoding uncharacterized protein isoform X5 encodes MSGLKTKSVESSLGANHLHSRHPMDGNNGIGVHDQSLVDLPAAGNGAKPHVWSSFPEHGCKTDIRKQIFCNRSLNMKNIVAVGFDMDYTLAQYKPETFESLAYQGTIKKLVYDLGYPRELLNWSFDWKYMVRGLVLDKKRGNILKMDRHKYVKVAYHGFKELSKEDKVGTYGNTLVRDSFDEPDYALIDTLFSLAEAYLFAQLVDFKDDNPGKIQESVDYARMYKDVRAAVDLCHRDGTLKQMVAKDPKRYINEDPSIVPMLEMLRESGRATFLVTNSLWDYTNIVMNFLSGSSEVDGSKSFAWLQYFDVVITGSAKPGFFHEENRANLFGVVPETGMLLNTDNGSPMPQVGNISARLFTEQKNHACQVFQGGNVAHLHKLLSIESSSQVLYVGDHIYGDILRSKKVLGWRTMLVIPELEKEVQLLWESRDTRKELQFLRSERDRIEDEIHHLKWSLKFKNPDGDAKQKLSTELEKLELERESVRLSHQEAQRKLHQKFHEPWGQLLKTGYQNSRFAHQVERFACLYSSQVSNLALYSPDKYYRPSEDFMQHEFGIVGSGL; translated from the exons ATGTCTGGTTTGAAGACCAAGAGTGTGGAAAGTTCTTTAG GAGCTAATCACTTGCATTCTAGACATCCAATGGATGGGAACAATGGTATTGGTGTACATGACCAAAGTTTAGTGGATTTGCCTGCTGCTGGTAATGGAGCAAAGCCACATGTATGGTCATCATTTCCTGAGCATGGATGTAAAACTGATATACGCAAGCAGATCTTTTGTAACCGGTCACTGAACATGAAGAACATCGTTGCTGTGGGATTTGACATGGATTATACTCTGGCTCAATACAAGCCTGAAACGTTTGAATCTCTTGCTTATCAAGGCACTATTAAAAAGTTGGTTTATGATTTGGGATATCCTCGTGAG TTGCTAAATTGGTCCTTTGACTGGAAATACATGGTCCGGGGCTTGGTTCTTGACAAAAAAAGAGGCAATATCTTGAAG ATGGATCGTCATAAGTATGTGAAAGTTGCCTACCATGGATTTAAAGAGTTGTCAAAAGAAGATAAAGTGGGGACCTATGGAAATACATTAGTTCGTGATTCTTTTGATGAGCCTGACTATGCTTTAATTGATACACTTTTTTCACTTGCGGAAGCCTACTTGTTTGCTCAACTGGTTGATTTTAAGGATGACAATCCTGGAAAGATTCAAGAAAGTGTTGA CTATGCTCGCATGTACAAAGATGTTAGAGCTGCAGTTGATTTGTGCCACCGTGATGGAACATTGAAGCAAATGGTTGCTAAAGATCCAAAAAG GTATATTAATGAAGATCCTTCAATAGTTCCCATGCTTGAAATGCTCAGAGAATCCGGACGTGCAACGTTTTTAGTGACAAATAG TTTGTGGGACTACACAAACATTGTCATGAATTTCCTCTCTGGATCCAGTGAGGTAGATGGAAGTAAAAGTTTTGCCTGGCTTCAATACTTTGATGTTGTTATCACTGGCAG TGCAAAGCCAGGATTTTTTCATGAGGAAAATCGTGCCAACCTATTTGGGGTTGTGCCTGAGACTGGAATGCTTCTCAATACAGATAATGGCTCTCCTATGCCTCAG GTGGGTAATATCTCTGCAAGGTTATTCACAGAACAGAAGAATCATGCTTGTCAAGTATTCCAG GGAGGCAATGTTGCTCATCTGCATAAGCTACTTTCCATTGAATCAAGTTCACAG GttctgtatgttggggatcacatTTACGGAGATATCCTACGCAGCAAAAAGGTTCTTG GATGGAGGACCATGCTTGTAATACCAGAGCTTGAGAAGGAGGTTCAGCTGCTGTGGGAGTCAAGAGATACCCGCAAG GAACTTCAATTCCTGAGGAGCGAGCGTGATCGCATTGAAGATGAGATACATCATTTGAAGTGGTCTCTCAA attcaaaaatCCAGATGGTGATGCCAAGCAGAAGCTATCTACGGAGCTTGAAAAATTGGAG CTTGAGAGGGAGAGTGTGAGATTAAGTCATCAAGAAGCTCAGCGAAAATTACATCAAAAG TTTCACGAGCCATGGGGTCAGCTTTTGAAAACTGGTTATCAGAACTCTCGTTTTGCTCATCAG GTTGAGAGATTTGCCTGCCTTTATTCAAGCCAAGTTTCCAACTTGGCGTTGTACTCACCAGACAAGTATTACAGACCCAGTGAAGATTTTATGCAGCATGAATTTGGCATTGTGGGATCTGGCTTATGA